The Pristis pectinata isolate sPriPec2 chromosome 9, sPriPec2.1.pri, whole genome shotgun sequence genomic interval CCCCATACCGCTTCATGATCTCACCACGGCTATCAGAGTCGCTCTGGTCCAAGTAATGCTTCAGATCATCGAGCTCGCTTAAGTTCAGTAACTCTCTGAGAACGTCAGCAGAATCTACTGAAGAAGCACTCTCAACATCCTTCTTCATGAAGCCTCCATATCTTTTATTCAGTATCTCCCTCCCCTTATTTTCATCATCAGCTTCGGAAATGTATGTGTTACTAGTGTCTCCTTTTTTCATGAAACCCCCGTAGCGCTTCATGAAGCCACCATATCTCTTGCTCAGAAGCTGGCGTTGCTCTTCCTTTTCCTTGCCGTTTTCAGGAGCACTTTGACTGTCCTCATGGGGTTTATtaacttcctccagctccttgcACATCCCCCATGCCTTTCCTGATGGCATCTTACCTTCACACTCTAATGTGCAACTCtggaataaaataatatttatgtATCAAAGAAAGCATAACTCATACCAAAAGGCAGCATGGTAGTCAAATAAACCACAGAGGCTGGTTCTTTTATCTTAGGGTTTTAAAATCCATTTTGCTCCTTTATAATGTGTGGTGCAGTGAAGGGAGTTAGACTTCAGTTGCATGTAATGGATATGTTAGCAAAATTTTTACATAATCTTGCAAATAAATTTTACTTTATTATTCAGTTTGGCTCATATGACAGCAGATAGtcaatttaataaattattttttctggAATTTCATGGGCTCCAAGAGCACTATTCTATTGGAAGCCCCATCATCTGCAATGATTCATAGAGAAAGCCCACCACCAACAATCAGGGCAAGgagggatggataataaaagcATCCTGTTAGAATTTCACTGGAGGATCCTTGGATAGCGCACAATCTGTGATAGTGGTTGAATACTCTGATTATTTCCCTTTTATATTCACATGTAGAAAATTATACAACAGAACAGTAATTACAAGCTAAACCTGAAAAAATAGGCTGTACTGGCCACAGCCAGAATCTTCTGATTATATAACCCAACCAGATTTGTTTTCTTTATGAGAGAGACAAaatggggaaaagcaggcagtcaacgtttcgggtcaggacccttctgaagggtcctgacctgaaatgttgaccacctgcttttctccacggatgctacctggcctgctgagttccagcatcatcatgtttttcatttgttttctttaatgaTTTATTCTAAATTTATTTCCCAGAAATCTTGTAGCATATTATgtagtacagaattccaaaggtgaagTAAAGGTAATTACTCCCTTAGTAACAACTTCAACACTATTTTCCACTGTGTATGATCAAGATTCAACATGGTACTCAACATCCAACAAAGTCAGTATACAAGCTGAACAAATTTTATACTTGAAATGGTGAAAGGTCGGTACAATTCTGTTCTGGAATCTCACTGTGCAGAGGCATATAGCTGTTCAGCTATAGCAACGAGTATGGTAGGGCAGGAAATCAAGGCTTTTAGTTAGCATATATTTATCCATAATAGTGCTGTCAATTACACATAAATAtccatatttttctttaaaattatgcaaATATCCTTCAGTTAAAGCAGTGTATAGTTTCAAAATTGTATGGTATTTCTGACAGTTCACCCATGGGAATTACATTTATCTAATGGCTACAGCTAACCTTTGTTGAAAGGTATTCATGCCCAAATAAAGAATCATTAGGCCAGACTcttaataacaaaacaaaaattgcaaaattcaTATGTACAATCCATGCACTGTTAAAGAGAATGGCTATCAGCTTTTCTTCAGCAAGGGTCATAAGTCAGCAATCTAGCTCTCAATACGGTTTTCCATCTGCACAGCATGAACTTAAATTCAATATAGGGAAAAAATACAGAATTTGCTATTGAAATTGCACCTACGCAGTCTTAGAAGTTGGTTTATCATTAGAGTTTAAACAACTTGCAAGTGTTTCAACCATTTATTCACTGTCATTTTCCCTCTATCGTTTAAGCCGATTAACAGAAACAATCTCTGCAAAGCTGTTGAAGCTTGATAGTCTTCACCATGTTATCTACATTAACATATGAACATGAAGTAAGCTCATTTTTGGTCTGAAATATTTCGGCATTGCATCAGTGAGCAAACTCCAGACTCATGCATGAGCCAACTACAACTGTGCAGAGTATAACGTTTTTACTGCTTGCGATGTGATCTCTACACTGGGGTGACAAACACCGATTGGTTAATGACTGTTGAGCACCTACAGTCAAGACCCTGAGCTTCTATTTGCCTGTTCCATTCGCACCATTGTAATGAGGCACAACATTAAGTTTGAGGAAC includes:
- the penkb gene encoding proenkephalin b: MALLWKCHCLVAVLCASFVGVGADCDQECAYCAYHLAGHSTEFNSLSCTLECEGKMPSGKAWGMCKELEEVNKPHEDSQSAPENGKEKEEQRQLLSKRYGGFMKRYGGFMKKGDTSNTYISEADDENKGREILNKRYGGFMKKDVESASSVDSADVLRELLNLSELDDLKHYLDQSDSDSRGEIMKRYGGFMNGFKRNQELEDLPELQKRYGGFMRRFGKPDYQKRYGGFMKRWNDALVPSDEDGEIYSKEVPELEKRYGGFMRN